TTATATAATTTGTCCAGGCTCAAATATGAAAGCGTACAAAATTGTGGTGAATGGGTCGATGGGGCTTGGAGTTGGAAGTTGAGATGGAGGAGGCCACTGTTGGGGAGAGAATTGCAGTGGTTAAATATGATGCTAGCTGAAGTGGGGATAATTAGTCTTATGGAGGGGGTCACTGATAAGTGGTGTTGGCTCCCAGGCACAGATGGTGGTTTTACAGTTAACTCATTCTATTCTTTTTTGCAGGCACCGATGTTATTACCTACTGATCAAATTTTTGCCCGGGTTTGGAAATCAGTTACACCATCCAATGTGAAGGCTTTTCGTGGAGGCTCTTATTGGATAGAATTCCTTGCCTCTTGAACTTGAGGAAGCGCAAGGTTTTACAGACTCAAGAAGAAACGATTTGTAAGCTGTGCTCTTTGGAGGTGGAATCAACTGCTCACCTTTTGTTCTCTTGCCCAATTTCTTTGGATATTTGGCGGGAGTGCTACCGGTGGTTGGGTATCTGTACAGTCCTGCCAAGAAATTCCAGAGACCATTTATTGCAATTTCATTTTGGCGGGGATCAGAAACAACAGAGAGGCGCTGATTCAATTTGGTTGGCGGTGGTGTGGTCAATTTGGTTGATGAGGAACGAACTTATTTTTAGGAATGGGGTGCTGGATATTCCTACAATTATGGAAGTGATTAAATGGAGATCATGGATTTGGATAAAGCGTAAGACTGGAAGGCTTAGCTGTTCTTTATTTGAATGGTCTTCTTACCCCATTATTTGTTTGAAGGAACTGTAATGTCACTGGCCTTGCAGTGTTGAGTCCATGGATATTGGTTTTGAGTATCAGTTTAGGCAACGGAATTGGGTTGTTTGTGGCTTTTACTGTATCAGGTATCTGCTGGGGTAGCTGTTGAGGTTTggtgtttgtttttatttttccttctagACTCTCTTTGTTGTATTATGGgttgagtaccccttgtactcccatTAATGCATttctttgcttataaaaaaaaactaataatttgtTAAAGTCCAGGGACCACCAACATATTTAACCCAAGTTTTTTCTGAAAGACCAAAGATGTATTAATAAGAAGTACAAGGGTGTGAGCCATTGAAGACATACTCCAGGCACGATGTCTTATGGACTTGTGGAGTGGTCAAGAACTTCTCATATTATAGGCTCACCTTAATGGTGCTTAAGCGAGGCGATCCCTCTCAAAATGGTGGTTGTACGTGGTGAGCAAAGGGTCCCCGACAGTTGACCTCAAGGCAAGCCTTCAGTGATCAAGGCATAGCTAAGGTTGATTCCTTATTGTAGGGCTTCGATCTCATTAGGGCGGCCAAGTGTAGTTGACAGTATTTACGGGCTCTTAGGTCATTATTGTATGAGGCCCAAGAATCCAATCTGAGACCAGATTTAGGGTTTCACACCTTTCCATATAAAAGGAAAAGGTATTTTAGTACTAGGGATGCTCGCTCGATTTATATAAAAGCGACTAGGTCATTGGAAATCTCTACTTTCGCAAAGTTCTGGCTTAGCAAGTTTCATTGGGCCACTAAACGTGAAGATAGAAAGGCATGCTGACCCGCTTCAACTTCAAAGAGGATTTATCACGGGATTGGTGTAAGTGTAATGCATTTAACTTAACATATATCATGTATAGTCCCGGATAAACTTAACACGTAAACACCGTCCAAATTAAATATAGACATCTTTTAGATCAGAATAAAACAATTCATCATTATTCATTGAACAAACTCAAACAACTATTGCAATCTCCCGCCAATAGGTCCATGCAAATTCATATctataaaacaaaaacaaagctgAAAATTAAGTGCCATTGTCTCTAACACAAAGATGGTTGTGGTGTTATCCGTGAGCAGGAGAAGGAGCAGGAGATGGTGAACCTTCCCCTTGAACATTAATGACAAGCTTCATTTCACGAGCGCAGTGATCATCCACGCCACAAATGTACCATTTCCTCCCTCCAGTTTTGAGTGGAATGATGTCATGTCCGGAGGAAAGTGCTTCATTTGCTGGTGGGTTGGTGCAGTCCTTAAACATCGTCCCATTCACTTTGAAAACATTGTGTGAGATATTGTCATAAATGAA
This is a stretch of genomic DNA from Lotus japonicus ecotype B-129 chromosome 1, LjGifu_v1.2. It encodes these proteins:
- the LOC130729907 gene encoding blue copper protein 1a-like, with translation MGYAAFFAVSMILVSSVAMATDHIVGDDDGWTLDFDYTQWAQDRVFRVGDNLVFIYDNISHNVFKVNGTMFKDCTNPPANEALSSGHDIIPLKTGGRKWYICGVDDHCAREMKLVINVQGEGSPSPAPSPAHG